One Manduca sexta isolate Smith_Timp_Sample1 chromosome 28, JHU_Msex_v1.0, whole genome shotgun sequence DNA window includes the following coding sequences:
- the LOC115451891 gene encoding ubiquitin carboxyl-terminal hydrolase MINDY-3 homolog, with protein MQMLNGSNATEISSSATVTNKENMSAGSATLERELAGTRRLLWGEHVKEDVFRRWAQGFQFSADEPSALIQQEGGPCAAIAPVQGFLLKILLSETPGHSFQDLTSEKCNSLLVRAVCTILSQCLAPKYNVAVYRKTDLDADTSGGNSVSVDEQSCDTIEHFHRCIQVHSFQTLSEVEAFYTRNIRILKDKYGVLLLLYSVILSKGIDIVEAELSELSDPLIHSIYGYGSQGLINLMLTGRAVAHVWDHDQVVGGLRLRGIERQNDIGFLTIMEHMQYCTVGSFYKNPKHPVWVLASETHLTVLFSLERRLAAPETVGESAERIFRSFDPEGNNFIPSAALQDVLCAADLVSEPEYVELMRRKLDSENLGIILLSAFMDEFFPGCERGAPDTFTLHHYNGLARSNPGGQVVFRTGRAALLECPMRAATTDPMLTCLQTKWPSIDVVWDDGHSPSLN; from the coding sequence ATGCAAATGTTGAACGGTTCGAACGCGACCGAAATCAGTAGTTCAGCAACGGTTACGAATAAAGAAAACATGAGTGCAGGCAGTGCGACGCTAGAGCGCGAGCTGGCGGGCACGCGCCGCCTGCTGTGGGGCGAGCACGTGAAGGAGGACGTGTTCCGCCGCTGGGCGCAGGGCTTCCAGTTTAGTGCCGACGAGCCGAGCGCGCTTATTCAACAGGAGGGCGGCCCGTGCGCCGCCATCGCACCAGTCCAGGGCTTCCTACTCAAGATCCTGTTATCAGAGACTCCAGGACATAGTTTTCAAGATTTGACCTCGGAGAAGTGCAATTCGTTGCTTGTTAGAGCAGTGTGTACAATTTTAAGCCAGTGTCTAGCGCCTAAGTACAATGTGGCGGTGTACCGCAAGACGGACCTGGACGCGGACACAAGCGGCGGCAACAGCGTCAGTGTGGATGAACAGTCGTGTGATACTATTGAACACTTCCATCGGTGCATTCAAGTACACTCGTTTCAGACTCTGTCTGAGGTAGAGGCATTCTACACAAGGAACATTCGGATATTGAAAGACAAATATGGTGTTCTGTTACTGTTGTACAGTGTCATACTCAGCAAAGGCATCGATATAGTGGAGGCGGAACTGTCAGAGCTGTCAGACCCCCTGATACATTCTATATATGGTTACGGTTCACAGGGACTCATTAATTTGATGCTCACTGGAAGAGCTGTGGCCCATGTGTGGGACCATGATCAGGTAGTCGGTGGGTTACGGTTACGAGGTATAGAAAGACAAAATGACATAGGTTTTTTGACAATCATGGAGCACATGCAGTATTGCACGGTTGGATCGTTTTACAAAAATCCCAAACATCCAGTGTGGGTGCTGGCCTCTGAGACCCATCTCACAGTACTGTTCTCGCTGGAGAGGCGGCTGGCAGCGCCAGAGACAGTTGGAGAATCTGCAGAGAGAATATTTCGCTCATTTGACCCTGAGGGCAATAACTTTATACCTTCAGCAGCATTGCAAGATGTTTTATGTGCAGCCGACCTAGTTAGTGAGCCTGAATATGTAGAATTGATGAGGCGGAAACTGGATTCTGAAAACCTGGGAATAATACTTTTGAGTGCATTCATGGATGAGTTCTTCCCAGGATGTGAGCGTGGGGCACCTGATACTTTCACCTTGCACCATTATAATGGGCTAGCACGGAGTAATCCTGGTGGGCAAGTCGTGTTCCGTACCGGGCGAGCCGCCCTACTAGAGTGTCCTATGCGTGCCGCCACCACTGACCCTATGCTCACTTGCTTGCAGACTAAGTGGCCCAGCATTGATGTGGTCTGGGATGATGGTCACTCTCCTTCACTTAACTAG
- the LOC115451893 gene encoding U11/U12 small nuclear ribonucleoprotein 35 kDa protein: MPPERKFNRFAGRTYDPIKIASIDGTDTEPHDRAVVRAINSKYTPNKSLRGDPRNTLFVGRLNPRTTEDTLLAEFGVHGRILKCRIVRDIVTGNSKQYAFIEYDNANNAQKAYDKMDKEYIDGAEIIVDWEVGRLMRGWKPRRLGGGFGGKKESGQLRFGCRDRPFWEPLPLIAETNTKKDFNRQKKK; encoded by the exons ATGCCTCCAGAGAGAAAGTTTAATAGATTTGCTGGCAGAACATATGATCCAATAAAAATAGCATCTATTGATG GCACCGACACAGAGCCCCACGACCGCGCGGTTGTGAGagctataaactcaaaatacacaCCAAATAAGTCATTAAGAGGAGATCCAAGAAACACATTATTTGTGGGGAGGCTTAATCCTAGAACTACGGAG GATACACTTCTTGCAGAATTTGGTGTACATGGGAGAATACTAAAGTGTCGTATAGTGAGAGATATTGTTACTGGAAATTCTAAACAGTATGCTTTCATTGAATATGATAATGCAAACAATGCACAAAAAGCATATGACAAAATGGACAAGGAGTATATTGATGGGGCAGAGATCATTGTGGATTGGGAGGTTGGGAGGCTAATGCGTGGGTGGAAGCCCAGACGGTTGGGTGGGGGATTTGGTGGAAAAAAAGAGTCTGGACAGCTGCGATTTGGCTGTAGAGACAGACCTTTTTGGGAACCACTGCCTCTTATTGCAgaaactaacacaaaaaaagatTTCAATAGacaaaagaaaaagtaa
- the LOC115451892 gene encoding trypsin eta-like, producing the protein MCNVFCKEFKGWCKSFTRTEAFLTILEGFLLFLVFGFLVFLILHFLACPSDTETLYNVETTTAKLTTFTPKTKTKTTVKSTFTYNAPTTLAPECTWKPSEKTKAYIKYYEYNTTTYKSVDTSADITDYSERDKEIGHPDENKKDNDSIKIKDYSLNSQSGGNKHVAIKLQPVYDYGDDIDFKPDESDGEEAEDLYQRYVLALVKVNPPRNIIFGCTLTIVTEYWTVTAASCIEAIEEVDSLDSFVMIEDYGGVRKGRTHVISDVQIHPMYEGVNKSYDLTALKSEDSLMRGSGYAVELPSLIDYFMITIGERLTLLGFGPYRTIDTGPLGKRLHKVYVYSLPPAQCAAQAEAETWSLRHLWGGAAVRRGRCGAGALCAAALHSRGAPCNYCAGAPLLRGPALVGVMSNNQQCGVACEPQLYVNIAEIRDWLDFVTGTK; encoded by the exons atgtgcAATGTTTTTTGCAAAGAATTCAAAGGTTGGTGTAAATCATTCACAAGAACTGAAGCTTTTCTAACCATTTTGGAAGGTTTTCTATTGTTTCTAGTCTTTGGGTTTTTGGTTTTTTTAATACTACATTTTTTGGCATGCCCAAGTGATACAGAAACTCTGTATAATGTAGAAACTACAACTGCAAAATTAACGACATTTACaccaaaaactaaaacaaaaaccaCTGTTAAATCAACTTTTACATACAATGCACCTACTACTTTGGCACCTGAATGCACATGGAAACCTTCTGAGAAGACAAAagcatacataaaatattatgaatataacacAACCACATACAAGTCTGTTGATACATCAGCAGATATCACAGATTATTCTGAAAGGGACAAAGAAATAGGACATCCAGATGAGAATAAGAAGGACAATgattctataaaaattaaagactaCAGTTTAAATAGCCAATCTGGAGGAAATAAACATGTGGCAATTAAACTTCAACCAGTGTATGACTATGGTGATGATATTGACTTTAAACCTGATGAATCAGATGGAGAGGAAGCTGAGGACCTGTACCAACGCTATGTGCTTGCTCTGGTCAAAGTGAACCCTCCCAGAAACATAATTTTCGGCTGCACACTGACAATAGTTACAGAATACTGGACTGTAACTGCTGCAAGCTGTATTGAAGCAATTGAGGAAGTAGATTCCCTGGATTCATTTGTGATGATTGAAGATTATGGTGGAGTGAGAAAAGGAAGAACACATGTCATTTCTGACGTACAAATACATCCAATGTATGAGGGTGTGAACAAGAGTTATGATCTAACAGCCCTGAAAAGTGAGGACAGTTTAATGAGGGGCTCAGGATATGCAGTGGAGCTGCCTAGTCTGATTGACTATTTCATGATAACTATTGGAGAGAGATTAACATTGTTGGGATTTGGACCATACag aacgATCGACACTGGCCCACTGGGCAAGCGCCTGCACAAGGTGTACGTGTACTCGCTGCCGCCGGCGCAGTGCGCGGCACAGGCGGAGGCGGAGACGTGGTCGCTGCGGCACCTGtggggcggcgcggcggtgcggcgcgggcgctgcggcgcgggcgcgctgtGTGCCGCCGCGCTGCACTCCCGCGGGGCGCCCTGCAACTACTGCGCCGGCGCGCCGCTGCTGCGGGGCCCCGCGCTCGTCGGCGTCATGAGTAACAACCAGCAGTGCGGAGTGGCGTGCGAACCGCAGCTCTATGTCAACATCGCCGAGATTAGGGACTGGTTGGATTTCGTTACTGGCaccaaataa